A stretch of Anaeromyxobacter dehalogenans 2CP-1 DNA encodes these proteins:
- a CDS encoding penicillin-binding protein gives MRAGPDPRAARWIAIRITVFAVLLAAGLAAVAGRVFWLQVLQRDALAGEAVDQYLRELVLRPRRGVITDRSGVLLAGSADAQSAYADPKLLAEHDRSGAAVRRIARILKQDPRALQRKLAKGGRFVWLERRIPPAEAAALRKWIDEERVRAVRLVPETRRYYPKLELAAQVLGVVDDDGAGREGVELAEDELLRGEPARVPSLRDGRGRVVLADAPSPGREREGARVELTLDQGLQVVTERALARAVTGSRALSGTAVAMDPRTGEVLALASYPVANANAPRSADAIRNRPVTDAFEPGSTIKTFVIAAALDRGAVGPKDPFDCGAGRWPVGSHVIHDTHPVGWAGPSRILVESSNIGAAHVGARLGREGVREALLAFGFGERPGIGLPGEIRGQVLLARSDIALATQSFGQGPITASPLQVTTAMAAIANGGALVRPRLVKRVLDPATGQVLEAPAAEVVRQAVRPEVAAMVARWLVGVVEEPKGTGKRARLDGWRAAGKTGTAQKPDRISGGYSSDRHYSSFVGFAPAEQARIAIGVFIDEPRGEIYGGEVAAPAFREIAEYALRMMGVPPDPSAVRTPPPAAVEVAQAPPADEPPEPPAVEWADRRQAAMPAGSVAVPALAGLPMRAAIRRLEELDLAPEPSGSGRVVGQTPAAGKVVGRGSRVRVTLAPAG, from the coding sequence GTGCGCGCCGGGCCGGACCCCCGCGCCGCGCGCTGGATCGCCATCCGCATCACCGTCTTCGCCGTCCTCCTCGCCGCCGGCCTCGCCGCGGTCGCGGGGCGGGTGTTCTGGCTGCAGGTGCTGCAGCGCGACGCGCTCGCCGGGGAGGCGGTGGACCAGTACCTGCGCGAGCTGGTGCTCCGCCCGCGGCGCGGCGTCATCACCGACCGCAGCGGCGTGCTGCTCGCCGGCAGCGCCGACGCCCAGTCCGCCTACGCCGACCCCAAGCTGCTCGCCGAGCACGACCGCTCCGGCGCCGCGGTCCGCCGCATCGCGCGGATCCTGAAGCAGGACCCGCGGGCGCTGCAGCGGAAGCTCGCGAAGGGCGGGCGCTTCGTGTGGCTGGAGCGGCGCATCCCGCCCGCCGAGGCGGCCGCGCTGCGCAAATGGATCGACGAGGAGCGGGTGCGCGCGGTGCGCCTCGTGCCCGAGACGCGGCGCTACTACCCGAAGCTCGAGCTGGCCGCGCAGGTCCTGGGCGTGGTGGACGACGACGGCGCGGGCCGCGAGGGCGTGGAGCTCGCCGAGGACGAGCTGCTCCGCGGCGAGCCGGCGCGGGTGCCGTCGCTGCGCGACGGGCGCGGGCGGGTGGTGCTCGCCGACGCGCCCTCGCCCGGCCGCGAGCGCGAGGGCGCGCGGGTGGAGCTGACGCTCGACCAGGGCCTGCAGGTGGTGACGGAGCGGGCGCTGGCGCGGGCGGTGACCGGCTCGCGCGCGCTGTCCGGCACCGCCGTCGCGATGGACCCGCGCACCGGCGAGGTGCTGGCGCTCGCCAGCTACCCGGTCGCGAACGCGAACGCGCCGCGCAGCGCGGACGCCATCCGCAACCGCCCGGTGACCGACGCGTTCGAGCCGGGCTCGACCATCAAGACGTTCGTGATCGCGGCGGCGCTCGACCGCGGCGCGGTCGGCCCGAAGGACCCGTTCGACTGCGGCGCCGGGCGCTGGCCGGTGGGCAGCCACGTGATCCACGACACGCACCCGGTGGGCTGGGCGGGCCCGTCGCGCATCCTGGTGGAGAGCTCGAACATCGGGGCGGCGCACGTCGGCGCCCGGCTCGGGCGCGAGGGCGTGCGCGAGGCGCTGCTCGCGTTCGGCTTCGGCGAGCGCCCCGGGATCGGGCTGCCCGGCGAGATCCGCGGGCAGGTGCTGCTGGCCCGGTCCGACATCGCGCTCGCCACCCAGAGCTTCGGCCAGGGCCCCATCACCGCCAGCCCGCTCCAGGTCACGACGGCGATGGCCGCGATCGCGAACGGCGGCGCGCTGGTGCGCCCGCGCCTGGTGAAGCGCGTGCTCGACCCCGCCACCGGGCAGGTGCTGGAGGCGCCCGCCGCCGAGGTGGTCCGGCAGGCGGTGCGCCCGGAGGTCGCCGCGATGGTGGCGCGGTGGCTGGTGGGCGTGGTGGAGGAGCCGAAGGGAACGGGGAAGCGCGCGCGGCTCGACGGCTGGCGCGCCGCCGGCAAGACCGGCACCGCCCAGAAGCCGGACCGGATCTCCGGCGGCTACTCCTCCGACCGGCACTACAGCTCGTTCGTGGGCTTCGCGCCGGCCGAGCAGGCGCGCATCGCCATCGGCGTGTTCATCGACGAGCCGCGGGGCGAGATCTACGGCGGCGAGGTGGCGGCGCCCGCGTTCCGGGAGATCGCCGAGTACGCGCTGCGGATGATGGGCGTGCCGCCGGATCCATCGGCGGTGCGCACGCCCCCGCCCGCCGCGGTCGAGGTGGCGCAGGCGCCGCCCGCGGACGAGCCGCCCGAGCCGCCGGCGGTGGAGTGGGCCGACCGGCGCCAGGCGGCGATGCCCGCAGGCAGCGTGGCGGTCCCGGCGCTCGCCGGGCTCCCCATGCGCGCCGCCATCCGCCGCCTGGAGGAGCTCGACCTCGCCCCCGAGCCGAGCGGCTCTGGCCGGGTGGTCGGCCAGACGCCCGC